AAGTGCTAAAGGCATGAATTCTGGTGTTTCTCGAACGGCTCCTCCAAACATAATGCCTTGATCGCCGGCACCTCCAGTATCTACACCCATAGCAATATCTGGTGATTGAGAGTGTATCGCATTAAAAATTCCGCAGTTTTTATCAAAACCCATATCTTGAGTATAGCCAATTTCTTCGATTTTATTGCGTACTAAAGATTGGATATCAACATAAGCGTTAGTTGTAATCTCACCACCCACAACAACTTGTCCTGTTGTACAAAATGTTTCGCAAGCAACACGAGCATTTTTATCTTGTGCCAAGCATGCATCTAAAACCGCATCTGATATTTGATCAGCAATTTTGTCAGGATGTCCGGGAGAAACATATTCTGATGTGAACAGTATTGGTTTCATATACGCCTCTTAAAATAATTTTTCTTGATTATAGAATACTTAAGCGATTTGTGTCAAGTAGCGGATTTATTTTTGTTAAAACTTGAATTATGCATTAAAATATGATATAATACGTCGCTATATATTTTTTTGAAGCCTCCAATTTAAGGCAGGCGAGGATTAGAAAAACATGTAGTCTTAAAAATTTGAGAAATTTTTTGCATATTTTTGCATAATATAAATAGTTTTCAGATGAAAAATCATGAAAAGTAGGAAGGAGAAAATTATGAAAAAAATGGTACTACTATTATTATTGTTACCTGCGCTAATTTCATGTGGGGCAAAAGAAACTAATAAAAGTGGTTCTGGGGAACAAATTCTCAAATTATCGCATAATCATGCTATGGGTTATCCAGTTGATGTTGCGTATCGAGATTTTGCAAAGCGTGTCGAAGAAAAATCAAAAGGTGCTTTTAAAGTAGAAATTTATCCCGATGCTCAGCTTGGCGATTCTCGAGCTAGTGTGGAACTAGCAAAGTCCGGAGTTATACAGCTTGCTCATATCAACGGTGCTGCATTAGAGGCGTTTGACGATGGTTTTGCTGTGTTTAATTTACCATATATTTTTAAAGACAATGATCATTTTGTTGAGGTCATGAACAGTGATGAAGTTAAGAAATATTTCGAATCGACCGGAGATAAAGGATTTATTACTCTTATGTATCTGCAAAGTGGTGCTCGCGGTTTCTATACTAAAAACAAACCTATCAATACTCCGGAAGACTTGAGAGGAGTTAAAATTAGAGTACAAGATTCACCTACATCTATTGAGATGATAAAAATGCTCGGAGGTACTCCAGTTACTATGAATTTTGGTGAAGTATATACTTCGTTACAGCAAGGAGTGGTCGATGGTGCAGAAAATAATATGCCTTCTTTTGTGCAGGCTGGCCATGCCGAAGTAGCCAAATATTTTTCCGAAAGTGAACATCTTAGATTAGCAGATTATTTAACAATGAGTTCAGCATTTTGGAATAAGCTTTCCGAAGAGGAAAAACAAATGTTCCGTGATGCAGCCAATGAAACATCTGCACAGTTTGAAGAAACCTGGAAAATTGCTGAAAAAGCTGCTTTTGATGATGCTGTGAATAAGTATAATGTTGCTATTGCTACCCCAGATACAACTCCTTTCCGTAGAATTGTCATCCCAATGCATGATGCATTTGCAAAAAAATCTCCTGTCCTTCAAAAACTTATTAATCATATTCGGACGTTAGAAAAATAGAGGCTTGAATGAAGATGTTAAATATGCTAAAAGATGTTTTGGATATCGTATTAGTGAAATTCTTGTCTTTTATTTTGTTATCTTTATTGGCATGTGTATGTTGGCAAGTTTTTTCACGATATGCTCTGCAGTTTCCTTCGACTTTTACAGAAGAATTAGTACGTTTTCTGCTTATATGGGTGGGCCTTTTAGGTGCAGCTTACGGCTTTGGGATGAAAGCTCATTTATCATTGGCACTTTTGATTAATAAAATGAATTTGAATCTCAGAAAAATTTGTTCTATTTTTATTATTTTACTCATTATTATATTTGCATCTACAGTACTTGTGTATGGAGGTATCAAAATTATGTCAGTGGCTAGGGATCAGTTGTCGTCTGTGCTTCGGATTCCTGTGAATATTGTTTATTCAGTGTTGCCGTTGAGCGGAATGCTGATTATTTTCTATCAAATTTATTATTTGTGTATTGAATCAAGGATTAAGTAATGAGTATAGAAGCTTTAACGTTAATTTTAATATTCTTTGGGTTGTTGATTATTGGAATGCCTATTTCTATCGCAATAGCCCTATCATCATTAAGCGTTATGTTGTTTTTCCTGCCTTTCGATATGGCTGTCTTAACAGCAGCTCAGGCAGTTGCTAATTCTTTAAATTCCTTTTCTTTGCTGGCAATTCCATTGTTTATTTTTTCTGGGTCAATCATGAATACAGGCGGTTTGGCTGTACGCTTGATTAATTTTGCGAAATTATTTATTGGTAATATGCCAGGGCCTTTATTTCAGATTAATGTGTTATCAAATATGCTATTTGGTGCACTGTCTGGTTCGGCTATAGCTGCGGAAGTAGCTGTTGGTAAAATTATTGCTCCCCTTCAGAAAAAAGAAAATTATAATATTCCACTTGCAACTGCGGTGAATATAGCATCATGTCCTACAGGGTTGTTAATTCCACCAAGTAATACTTTTATTGTTTATTCTTTAGTCAGCGGAGGAACATCAATTGCTGCTTTGTTTTTAGCAGGTTATATTCCTGGAATCCTCATGGGTTTGGGCGTGATGAGTGTGGCACTTTTCTATTCGATAAAGCATAAATATCCGATTCAGAATAAAATAACGTCATCAGAAAAAATAAAAATTATTGTTGATGCGTTACCTAGTTTGTTGATGATTGCAATTGTAATCGGAGGTATTGTTGGAGGATTTTTTACTGCTACAGAAGGTTCCGGAATAGCAGCGCTTTATAGCTTGATTTTATCAATGCTGTATAAGACATTAACATGGAAAAAATTACAACAGATTATTACCGAAACCATCACAATGTCAGGGATAGTATTGTTTTTGGTAGCAGCATCGTCTATTATGTCATGGGTGTTGTCTTATTCCCGAATACCCCAAATTGTTGCGCAAGGAATGCTGTCAATCTCCAATAATCCTTTAGTAATTATTTTTCTGATTAATATTATTTTGCTAATCGTTGGTGCATTTATGGATATGACACCAGCTATATTGATTTTTACGCCTATTTTTTTCCCTATCTCTCAAGCCCTAGGTATTCATCCTGTGCATTTTGGGATTATTATGACTTTTAATTTATGTATTGGTATTTGTACTCCGCCTGTAGGCAGTGCGTTGTTTATCGGATGCAGTATAGGTGAAATTAGTATCGAAGAAGTATTTCCAAAATTAATACCTATTTTTCTTGTAACGATAGCGATTTTGTTTTTGGTTACTTTTATACCTGAATTGTCTTTGTTTTTGCCTAGATTTGCAGGTTTAATTTAGTGAAGAGGAGAATTTATGTTAGATCAATATATATCAGTCCCTATTATTCCTGTGGCGGTTGTCAATACCAAGGAAGAATTATGTCATATTGCTGAGTATGCGTTAGAATTTCTTCCTGCATTGGAATTAACAATGAGGACGGAATTTGCTTATGAAGCGTTAACTATTTTAGCAAAGGAATATCCTCAACTGCCGAGAGCTGCTGCAACTGTTTTAAGTCCTCAGCAGGCTGATAAAATAGCTGATTTAGGTACAGAGATTATTATTAGTCCTGGATTTCAGCCGATTCTTTTAGAACATTGTGCTAAGAAAAAGTATTCCTATATTCCTGGTGTTACTACTCCTGCAGAGATCGAGCAATGTCTTGCTTTCGGACATAAATTTTTGAAATTTTTCCCGGCATCTGTTTTTGGAGGTGTGTCTTGGCTGCAAGCTGTAGCTCCTGTATATAGTCATACGAATGTGAAATTTATGCCTCTTGGCGGTGTAAAATTAGAAAATGTTAAAGAATATTTGAGTCAACCAAATGTATTTTCTTGTGGCGGATCTTGGCTCTGTCCTGCGTCTCTGCTCGAGAAAAAAGACTGGAAGAAAATTTACAGACGATTTAAAGAAGCTCATGAATTATTAAAGGAGATCTCATAATGTCTTATATTGTAGGTTTTGGAGAGTTGATGCTTCGGCTATCTGCTCCTAATTATGAAAGATTGTTTCAAAGCCCTGAATTAATTGCTACTTTTGGAGGAGGGGAAGCAAATGTTTGTGTTTCCTGTGCTCGGTTTGGGTTGCCTTCGCGCTTTTTATCTGCATTTCCAAAAAATGCTTTGGGAGAAAAAGCGGCAGAGTTACTACGCGGGCAAAACGTTGATACTTCATGTATTTATTGGGGAGAAGGTCGTTTAGGGGTTTATTTCCTTGAAAAAGGAGCTAATCAGCGGGGTTCCACTGTAATTTATGATAGGGATGACTCTGTTATTTCTCATGCTAAACCTGCTGACTTTGATTTTGATAAAGCATTTCAGAATGCTGAATGGTTACATATTTCAGGTATTACTCCGGCGCTTAGTCAAGATGCTGCTGACTTAACTTTATCTGTGGTTTTGGAAGCAAAAAAACGAAATGTAAAAGTATCCTGTGACTTGAATTATAGAAAAAAACTGTGGGCTTATGGGAAAAAAGCATCGGATATTATGCCAAATATCGTTAAAAATGTTGATCTTTTAATTGCTAATGAAGAAGATATTCAGTTGTCTTTAGGTATGGAGCTTGCGGCTGATGTAACAAAAGGACACTTGGAACCTCAAAATTACAAACCACTGCTTCAGGATGTATTGCGCCAATATCCTAACGTAAAAGCTGTTGCAACAACTTTACGTGAAAGTATTAATGCTAATCATAATAATTGGAGTGCTGTTCTTTATCAAAATGAAACACTCTATATCTCTAAAAAATACATGATTACCAATATTGTGGATAGAGTCGGCGGGGGTGACTCGTTTGCTGCTGCCTTATTAAGTGGTTTACACTTTTTTGACGATCCGCAAAAGTCATTGGAATTTGCAGTTGCAGCATCCTGCCTTAAACATAGTATTGAAGGTGACTGGAATCTTGTCTCCAAAAAAGAAGTTTTGGCATTGATGGATGGAGACGGTTCAGGACGTGTGCAACGTTAAAAAAATTAAATTTAAAATAAAGGAGCAAAGATCATGAACTTGCCATTTAGAGTGGATTTGCACGATCAAGTAGTTGTTATTACGGGAGCTGGCGGCATTTTATGCAGCGATATGGCGAAAGCCTTAGCATTGTGTGGTGCAAAAGTGGCCGTTGCTGATAAGGCATTAGCGGCTGCCCAGCAGGTTGCTGATGAAATTAAAGCCTTAGGTGGGAATGCGTTAGCAGTTGGGTTTGATGTCTTGGAGCCAGAAGAAATTACTACTGCTCGGAAACAAATTTTAGATGCATGGGGTAAAATTGATATTTTGGTTAACGGTGCCGGTGGTAACTCTCCCCGTGCTACAACTACAATGGAAAACTTTACTCCTGAATTTCTTACTCATAAAACTCCTGAAGATATATCTTTTTTTGATTTGAAATTTCAAGATATGTCATGGGTGATGAATTTAAATCTATTTGGTACGGTTTTGCCTTGTCAAGTTTTTGCTGAACCAATGGTGCAAGCGCAAAAAGGTAATATTATTAATATTTCTTCAATGAATGCTTTTACTCCTTTAACAAAAATTCCCATGTACAGTGCCGGAAAAGCGGCAGTCAGTAATTTTACTCAATGGCTTGCTACTTATTTGGCGCCTGTTGGGATTCGTGTGAATGCTATTGCACCTGGTTTTTTTGAGACGGCTCAAAATTATAATTTGCTGCATACTCAAGATGGATCCTTATCTGCTAGAGCGCAGAAAATTATTAATGGGACACCAATGGCTCGGTTTGGGGTTCCTCAAGACCTTATTGGCGCAATTTTATACTTGGCGAGCGATGAAGCGAGTGGTTTTGTCAGCGGTGTCAATATGCCGATTGACGGGGCATTTTCTGCTTATTCCGGAGTTTAGGAGAAGAATATGTATATGACATTCCGTTGGTATGGAAAAAATGATCCTATCAGTTTGAATTTTATACGTCAGATTCCTTCTATGAAAGGAATTGTTTGTTCTTTGTATGATGAGCCTACGGGTAATGTTTGGGAATATCAAAAAATTGCTGATTTGAAAAAAGAAATAGAATCTTACAATTTAAATTTCAAAGTTATCGAAAGCGTGCCTGTGCATGAAGATATTAAATTAGGGAAAGTCTCACGCGATCAATATATTGAAAATTACATTGCTACACTTCATAATCTGGCGAAAGCAGGTTTAGAAGTGATTACTTATAATTTCATGCCTGTTTTTGATTGGACGCGTACGTCTTTGGATACTCCGTTTCCTGATGGTTCTAATGCTTTAACATATAAGCATGAAGATATTCTTAATATGAATCCTACATCTCCTGATTTAACACTGCCGGCTTGGGTTAAATATTCGCGAGAAGAATTGACTGCTTTGTTGGAGGCTTATAAGGAAGTAGATGAAGAAAAATTGTGGGATAATTTAGGATACTTTTTAAAAGCTATTATTCCTGTTGCTGAAGAATTAAATTTAAAAATGGCTATTCATCCGGATGATCCTCCATGGTCTATTTTTGGTCTTCCGCGTATTATAACTGACAAAAAAGCTTTAGAAAGAGTACTCTCTATTGTTGATGCTCCAGCAAACGGACTGTGTTTTTGTACAGGTTCGCTAGGGGTATCCCCTGAAAACGACTGTGTAGATATGGTAAAGACATTTGCTGGCAAAAAACGCATTCATTTTGCTCATGCGAGAAATGTGCGGATTGACGGAAATAAAGATTTTTCTGAAGTTGCGCATTCAAAAGATTATGGGGATGTGAATTTTGTTAAAATTTTAAAAGCCTATAAGGAAGCTGGATTTGACGGTCCCATCAGACCAGATCACGGCCGTATGATCTGGGATGAGAAGGGTTTGGCTGGATATGGTTTGTATGATCGTGCACTGGGTGCTGTTTATTTACAGGGTATTTGGGATACTTTAACTGATTAGAGGAAACAATGAAAACTTTTATTACAGATAGTTTTCTTCTTCATTCTGATATTGCTGGCACATTATATCATGATTTTGCAGAAGATATGCCTATTGTGGATTATCATTCTCATCTTTCGCCTTTGGAAATTGCTCAAGATCGGCATTATCGTTCGATCACAGAATTGTGGCTAGAAGGAGATCATTATAAATGGCGTGCTATGCGTACCGCAGGGATAAATGAAAACTTAATTACAGGATCCAGAGGAAAATCAGAATTTGATAAAGAAGTGTTTCATGCTTGGGCATCGGTTGTACCACAAACTTTAGGAAATCCTTTATATCATTGGACTCATTTAGAATTGCTTCGGTATTTTAATGTTGATGAGTTATTCAATTCTCATTCAGCTGACAAAATATATGATCAAACTAATGAGATGATTGCTGATGATAGTTTTTCTACTCAAAATTTGATAAAAAAATTCCAGGTAGAATTTGTAGGGACAACCGATGATCCTATTGATAGCTTGGAATATCATAAACAGCTACAGGATATAAATTTTGAATGTCATGTCAAACCATCTTGGCGTCCTGATAAAATTATTAAAATTGAAGGAGAGGCATTTTCTCAGTATATTGAGGCTTTGGGGAAAACTGTAAATATCGAAATCCGTAATTTACAAGACTTGATTGAAGTAATAACTCAAAGGATATTATATTTTCAAGATAGGGGTTGTTCTATTGCGGATCATGGGTTAGATGAATTTGTGTTTATTAAAAATTTCGATTATAATGTAGCGGTAGGAACTTTTGAGAAAGCATTATCCGGTAATATGCTTGATGAAAATGAAATTTTACATTATAAAAGTTGGATTTTAACTTTCTTAGGGCAACAATATTCAAAGCTTAATTGGGTTATGCAGCTTCATATTGGAGCGCTTAGGAATAATAATTCTTTAATGCTCCGAAAATTGGGTCCGGATTCAGGATTTGATTCGATTAACGATAAAAATTATGCTCCTGAATTGTCTGCTTATTTGGATACTCTTAATAATGATGGTTCTTTACCTAAAACTATATTATATTGTTTGAATCCCAGAGACAATGAAATGATAGCAGCTATGATCGGTAATTTTCAAGGTGGAGAAATTGCAAAAATACAATTTGGTTCAGGATGGTGGTTTAATGATCAAAAAAATGGTATGTACTGTCAAATGAATACATTAGCTGCTTTAGGTCTTTTACCTAGATTTGTTGGTATGTTAACTGATTCCCGTAGTTTTTTATCGTTTCCAAGGCATGAATATTTCCGCAGGATTCTCTGTAACCTTATTGGCACATGGGTAGAGCAAGGAGAAGCTCCTAATGATTTAAATTATTTAGGCACAATTATAAAAGATATTTGTTATAATAATGCTGTCAATTACTTTGGTATAAAATAATGAGTGTCTTTTTATAAGGAAAATGTAATGAAAGCAAAAGCATTGTTTCAAACACTAGTATATAATATTTTTTTTCCTTTGTACACCTATCTAATAGGAGCTCCTATTGTGATAATTGCTATTTTGTTGAAGAATTATAAATTTGTAGGGTGGTTTAATCATAATTGGGGTAAAGCAGCTTTTGCTTGTATCTTTCAAAAGTTTGAAGTGGTCGGAGAACAATATATTAATCCGCAAAAACGTTATCTTATTGTTAGCAATCACGGATCTAGTTATGATATACCAGCTATTTTGTCTATCATAGAAAGTCCAATATCTTGGGTGATTAAAGATGCATTATTAAAAATGCCTGTTATGAATATTTTGTTTTTATTAGGGATGGGGATTCCTATACCGCGATCTAATGCTCGCGAATCACAAAAACGCATTTTAAAACATATTGAAGTATTAAGACAAAGTATGGATCCAAATATAGTTATTTTTCCTGAAGGTACACGCAGTATTACGGGTGAATTAAATCCTTTTAAAAGAGGATTTACTAAGATTATGAAAAATTATCAGATGGATATTCTTCCGATAACATTGTGCGGTTTCTATAAATTTGCTCCTCGGAATCGTTTTTTGTTAAATCCTACCAGTAAATTAAAAATTATTGTTCATCCTCCTATTAGTTATGAACAGGCAAAAAATATAGATGAAAAACTATTAGCGAAGCAGATACAACAACAAATTAAATCAGTTTATTATCCATAAACAGGTGTTATGTAATGAGGTCTCCTATCAATCAGAATTATATTTATTTGAAAAATTTTGAAGGACCTTTAGAATTGCTGGATGAATTGATTGGTACTTCAAAAATCAACATTACGGAGATTGAATTAGCTCAAGTCACAGAACAATATTTGGCGTATATTAAAGCAATGCAAGAATTTGATATTGATTTAGCTTCTGAATTTTTCGTTGTTGCAGCGACACTTATTTACAGCAAAACCAAAAAATTAATGCCTGTTCTGAACGAAAATTTAGAAGAAGAAATCGATGAATATGAGCTATTAAATCGTTTGCGTGAATATCGATTTTATCGTTTGTTAGCTAAGAAAATGGAAGAATATCTCGATAAGGGATCAATGTATTTTACACGTGGATATTTTTTTCCTATTTTAGGTGAAACAGAAAAAAAAGAAATATCAGAACTAATGCTGGGTGATTTATTAGTTATAATTGCAAAGTACCGCGGGGCTTTTGTAAAGAAAGCTATTCCAGTTAAGCGTCGGCAAGTAACAGTTGAACAAAAAGTGCAGAAGATTTTATTAATGCTTTCTCATGCTAAAAATTTAAAATTTAGTCTTATGGTGTTAGATGAAGAAGATAAACCTAATAAAATTGCTGCCTTTTTAGGTGTTGCTGATCTTGTTTATCGACAAAAAATCTCTGTTTTTCAAAAAGAAAATTTTAATGACTTTAGTATTATAAAAAAGTAAAAAGGAATATGTTATATGCTTTTTTTAAATAAAACTTATTCCCGAGATCAAATAAAAGGACTATTAGAAGCCATATTGTTTGTACATGGAAAGCCTGTAGATACAAATAAATTAGTTTTATGGCTTAGTATCACTATTCAAGAACTAGAAAAACTGATTCATGAAGTGAATACTGATTTTGTAGAAAGAAGTTCTGGTTTTACGATTATTGCTGTTGCGGGTGGTTATCAATTAATGACTAATCCTATTTTTAAAGATGAAATGAGAGAACTTTTTGGTTCTAAGGAAGAAAATAAATTATCTCAAACATCCATGGAGATATTAGCTATTATTGCATATCGGCAACCTATTTCAAAAGAGCAAATTGATAAAATACGAGGTGTGAATAGTTCTCGTGCGTTAAATACTTTATTAGGGCATAAATTAATTGATATTGTTGAAAATGATAAAATACTTGGGGAACCGATGTATGGTACAACGAAGCGATTTTTAGAGGTTTTCCGTTTACAAAATCTCAATGAATTGCCTGCACCGGAAAATATAGATTTTGGACTTTTATCAGTCTCTTCTGATAATGATTTATTTTAAGAGTAGATTATTTAACTATTTAGCTTGAAATTTTTGTGGAAATTGATTATAATATCATATAAAGCCGTAAGGAGTGTTTATTATGGAAAATTACCAGCCCCCAGCAATGCAAGAAGTAGAAAAAAAACAAAAGAAAAATAAAATAATAGGAATTACGAGTGCAATTATTATTTTATTACTTATAGTTATAGGATCCTTTTGGCTTGTTCGGCATATGAAAAATCAAAAAATTTTCAATTCTTTAGAAACGCGACATAAAATTTTGTCTCAGTATTATAGTGCAGTATTTAATGGTAATACTAATTTAATAGAAGAATTAACAGATGTTGATTTTACTAATACTATGGATATTGTAATACCAGTGAATTCTAATGCCTATTCTTTATTTGTTTATAATACTAATATAGTTGATCAAGATACTAATAAATTTTTATTTCAATTTATTGATTATAGTATATCTCCTGCTACTTCTTATTTAGGTTTAGTTGCATTTGAAAATGATAAAAAACAAAAAAAAGTGCTTTTGAAAGAAATTCAACATATAATTGATGGTCAACAAATTCATTAATAAAGTTCTTGATCTTTTTTGGTAAAGATATATTGTCTTAAGTAAGAATTTATTTAAGACAACATTCCAAGATTATAATTTTCTATTAATTCTATTTTATCTTATTTTTAATAAAAAAAATTTGTTTAAAAATTTCTTTTGTTTTATAATAATTAAATTGAGGGGAGAGCATATGTTCCGGTTGATTGGAATTTCGATTATTATTTTAGGATTTATTCTTAAATTAGATACAATAGCGGTCATTATTATTGCAGGATTTATCTCTGGTTTAGTATCAGGTACGGATTTGATAGAAATTTTATCTTTGTTGGTGCAGGCTTTTTTAGATACGTGTTGCATGTCTATTTTTTTGATTACACTACCTGTGATGGGGATGTTGGAGCGTTATGGACTTCGAAATACTGCTGCCAATATTATTTTAAATCTTAAGAATGCTACAGTAACTAAAATATTTAGTATTTTTTTGATTATGAGGTTGGGATTGGAGGCGCTAGGAGTGCGTTTAAGTGGACATATTGAGTTTATTCGTCCTCTGTTGTATCCTATGGTTGAAAGCACTCAAGCTCCGAAAGATTCATCCTTTCTTTAAAAGGAAAAGGATAAATTAAAAACTATAGCCTATGCACTGGAAAATTACGGAAATTTTTTTTGGTCGAGATATTTTTGTTGCTCATGCTGGTGTTTTGTTAATTGTTGGTACATTGCGGGAATTAGGTTGTATACTGAAAAATAGCAATATTTCATTAGTAGTTTATCCTGCTTTATTTCTCTAATTCAAATGAGATTTGCTGTTCGAAAGTTAGGAGAATAAGATGATGCAATTAATATATACTGTTAGTGGAATAATTGCTATCATTACGGGAATGTATTCTTTTAATAATAAGCCTCAACATTTTAGTTCTGCTTTTTTCTGGATTATTTTTGGATCCATTGTTCCTTCTTATATCATTGATTTGGGAATTTGTTATAATGGGAATATTATCTCTATTCAAACAAATAGTTCCAACTATAATTACAGATTCTTCTGAAAAATTTAAACAAGAGAAAAGTCAACAATTAGATTATAAAATTTGGATTCCTACTTTAGGATTAGGGATAATTGCCATTTTTCTATCTTCGTTGAATGTTTTTAATAGTTTAGTAAGTATTGGAATATTTGCATTAGCAGCTCTGTTTATTTTGTCTTTTTGGGGTTAAGGAATTTCCTATTAAAGCATTGTCTTTAGATGGGCCCCGTTTATTACAAAATATGGGAGTTATGATTGTATTATCGCAATTGCTGGGATCATTAGGTGCTTTATTTGCTGCTGCTGGTATAGGAACAATTATTTCTCAATTAATGTCTAAATTAGTGGGTCCGGGCGATCCTTTGATTGGTTCGGCTCTGTATTGTATTTCTATAGCGTTATTTACTGTTATTATGAGAAATGCTTTTGTGGCTTTCGCTGTAATTACAGCAGGTATTGGAGTATCTTTTGTGATCGAAATTGAGAGCAATCCTGTAGTTGTATCGGCATTGAGTCTGACCGCTGGTTATTGTGGTACTTTAATGACTCCTATGGCTGCTAACTTTAATATTTTGCCGCAGCTATTATGCAAATTGAAGATAAGTATAGTATTATTAAATACCAATTGTCTCTTAGTACGGCATTGCTTTTGATTCATATAGCATTAATGTATTTCTTAGCGTTTTAAGGAGAAATAAATGAAAATATTAGTAACGGGATTTGATCATTTTAATAAAGCTACTATTAATCCTGCATGGGAAGCAGTAAAAACTTTACCTGATTACATTGCTAATGCAGAAGTCAAAAAGGTACAAGTTCCTACCGTTTTTTATGAATCTATTAATGTAATGGTGGAAGTAGCAAAACAATTTCTTCCTGATTTTATACTCTGTGTGGGGCAAGCAGGTAGGTGTCCTGATGTTACTATCGAAAGGATTGGGATTAATATTGATGATACTCGTATTAAAGATAATAAAGACAACTAACCTGTTGATACTTCTATATTCGATGATGGTGAGAATGCTTATTTTGTTAAGTTGCCTATAAAAAATGATTCAATTTGTTCGTTTTGCTGGCATATCA
Above is a window of Brevinema andersonii DNA encoding:
- the uxaC gene encoding glucuronate isomerase; protein product: MKTFITDSFLLHSDIAGTLYHDFAEDMPIVDYHSHLSPLEIAQDRHYRSITELWLEGDHYKWRAMRTAGINENLITGSRGKSEFDKEVFHAWASVVPQTLGNPLYHWTHLELLRYFNVDELFNSHSADKIYDQTNEMIADDSFSTQNLIKKFQVEFVGTTDDPIDSLEYHKQLQDINFECHVKPSWRPDKIIKIEGEAFSQYIEALGKTVNIEIRNLQDLIEVITQRILYFQDRGCSIADHGLDEFVFIKNFDYNVAVGTFEKALSGNMLDENEILHYKSWILTFLGQQYSKLNWVMQLHIGALRNNNSLMLRKLGPDSGFDSINDKNYAPELSAYLDTLNNDGSLPKTILYCLNPRDNEMIAAMIGNFQGGEIAKIQFGSGWWFNDQKNGMYCQMNTLAALGLLPRFVGMLTDSRSFLSFPRHEYFRRILCNLIGTWVEQGEAPNDLNYLGTIIKDICYNNAVNYFGIK
- a CDS encoding lysophospholipid acyltransferase family protein, whose translation is MKAKALFQTLVYNIFFPLYTYLIGAPIVIIAILLKNYKFVGWFNHNWGKAAFACIFQKFEVVGEQYINPQKRYLIVSNHGSSYDIPAILSIIESPISWVIKDALLKMPVMNILFLLGMGIPIPRSNARESQKRILKHIEVLRQSMDPNIVIFPEGTRSITGELNPFKRGFTKIMKNYQMDILPITLCGFYKFAPRNRFLLNPTSKLKIIVHPPISYEQAKNIDEKLLAKQIQQQIKSVYYP
- a CDS encoding segregation and condensation protein A, producing the protein MRSPINQNYIYLKNFEGPLELLDELIGTSKINITEIELAQVTEQYLAYIKAMQEFDIDLASEFFVVAATLIYSKTKKLMPVLNENLEEEIDEYELLNRLREYRFYRLLAKKMEEYLDKGSMYFTRGYFFPILGETEKKEISELMLGDLLVIIAKYRGAFVKKAIPVKRRQVTVEQKVQKILLMLSHAKNLKFSLMVLDEEDKPNKIAAFLGVADLVYRQKISVFQKENFNDFSIIKK
- the scpB gene encoding SMC-Scp complex subunit ScpB, whose product is MLFLNKTYSRDQIKGLLEAILFVHGKPVDTNKLVLWLSITIQELEKLIHEVNTDFVERSSGFTIIAVAGGYQLMTNPIFKDEMRELFGSKEENKLSQTSMEILAIIAYRQPISKEQIDKIRGVNSSRALNTLLGHKLIDIVENDKILGEPMYGTTKRFLEVFRLQNLNELPAPENIDFGLLSVSSDNDLF
- a CDS encoding 5-oxoproline transporter, DUF969 family subunit; this translates as MFRLIGISIIILGFILKLDTIAVIIIAGFISGLVSGTDLIEILSLLVQAFLDTCCMSIFLITLPVMGMLERYGLRNTAANIILNLKNATVTKIFSIFLIMRLGLEALGVRLSGHIEFIRPLLYPMVESTQAPKDSSFL
- a CDS encoding DUF969 family protein; its protein translation is MHWKITEIFFGRDIFVAHAGVLLIVGTLRELGCILKNSNISLVVYPALFL
- a CDS encoding 5-oxoproline transporter, DUF979 family subunit codes for the protein MGILSLFKQIVPTIITDSSEKFKQEKSQQLDYKIWIPTLGLGIIAIFLSSLNVFNSLVSIGIFALAALFILSFWG
- a CDS encoding pyroglutamyl-peptidase I family protein — translated: MKILVTGFDHFNKATINPAWEAVKTLPDYIANAEVKKVQVPTVFYESINVMVEVAKQFLPDFILCVGQAGRCPDVTIERIGINIDDTRIKDNKDN